A section of the Dehalobacter sp. DCM genome encodes:
- a CDS encoding response regulator: MKIIIVDDHPLVRQGLNAVISTENDMVVAGEASNAEEAIELIRSLQPDMALIDLRLADSSGLDVIKKCKEMVPQCKYVVLTSSVNKEDFRNADQIGVDGYILKEAFPEELISAMRLIHRGRKYYDPLAIEFMMKNQSNDTINQLTSRELDVLLTLSEGLSNKEIAKKLIITEFTVKKHISQILAKLELADRTQAALYARDHGLCNSR, encoded by the coding sequence ATGAAAATAATCATTGTCGATGATCATCCGCTCGTTCGTCAGGGATTAAATGCGGTAATCTCAACTGAAAACGATATGGTAGTCGCCGGAGAGGCTTCAAATGCCGAGGAAGCAATCGAGCTCATCCGTTCCCTCCAGCCGGATATGGCGTTGATTGATTTAAGGCTTGCGGATTCTTCCGGTTTGGATGTGATAAAAAAATGCAAAGAAATGGTGCCGCAATGTAAGTATGTTGTCTTGACGTCATCCGTCAATAAAGAGGACTTTCGTAATGCGGATCAAATTGGGGTAGATGGCTATATTCTAAAAGAGGCTTTCCCGGAAGAACTCATTTCCGCCATGCGGCTGATCCATCGGGGAAGAAAATATTATGATCCGTTAGCCATTGAGTTTATGATGAAAAACCAGTCCAACGACACGATCAACCAATTGACGTCACGGGAACTGGATGTTCTGCTTACCCTGAGCGAGGGTTTAAGTAATAAAGAGATTGCGAAAAAGTTAATTATTACAGAATTCACCGTCAAGAAACATATCAGTCAAATCCTGGCTAAACTGGAGCTTGCCGATAGGACACAGGCGGCGTTATATGCCAGAGACCACGGGTTGTGCAACAGCCGATAA